The nucleotide sequence TCGCATAAAACTAGTCTCTCACCAACGAGATCTAGTTTTTTATTTTCCCAGCACATTCCAAGCGTCTTCCAGCTACCTAAATCCGACATTAAGCATTATAATTAGTCATAAAAACATATATTGTAAAAAAGGCAGGAATACATGGGGATGAATAATTTTAGATTCGGGATTCGCCAGAAAATTATTACTGGCTACATTGTCATCATTATTTGTTTGATTGCGGCTATTCTTGCGGTGACCAATCAACTGGACACGATGAAAAGTGAAAGGAACTTTATCATTGAGCACGATTTTGCGGTAAGGGATCTGACCAATCAGATTGAAAAAGATCTTTTAACGATGGAAACAAACAAACGAGCGTATATCATTACAGGAGATGAAAGTTATCTCCAGCTCTTTAATGATGCGCGATCTCAATGGGCGAAAGACTACAACGACTTAAACGAATTGCTTTCTGATAATCCAAATCAGAAAAAAAACATCGCTGCTATTAATGAAAACATTAAGGAATGGATTATAGTAGCGGGTGATCCGCCGATTAAAATGAAGCAGCGAAACGATACGGCGGGAATCACTGCATTTTTCAAACAAGATCCTGGAAAATCAAAGACAGAACAAGTTTTGCAACAGTTTGATTCTTTTCGTGCTAAAGAAAAAGAGATTACCCAGCAGCGAGCAGACCATCTAAATGAACAGAACCAATATCTTGAGATCGGTCTTTTTAGCTTGCTTGCATTTGTTATTGTCGCATCAATCGCTCTTGCATGGATGATTTCAGGTTCTATTATCAAAACAATCAGTGCGGTAGTGGCAACAATTCGCGCGATGACGACAGGCGGAAATCTGAGCAGCCGTATTCATGTGAAGTCGAACGATGAGATCAGAGACTTGGGAGACGCAACGAACGAGCTTCTGAGTTCTTTTGAAGAACGAGATTGGCTGCAAAGAAGTGTGACAGAAGTTGTCAGCAAGAACCAAGGGGTGTCATCTCTTGAAAACTTAGCGGAGATCTTCCTTTCTGCGACCGCACAGATTACGGAATCCTCTTATGGCGCTTTTTATATTAAAGAAGGCAAAGAAGAGAACATTCGATTCGTTAAAAAAGGAGCTTTCGCGGATTCTGCAGGCGATGTTGGCCGTGCCAGCTTCAAGCTTGGACAAGGCCTCATCGGACAATGTGCATTGGAAAAACGAGTTCAAGTGATTAACAAGATCGACGTCGATTACACGCTGATTTCCTCTGGACTCGGAGAAACGAAACCGAGAAGCATCCTAATCGCGCCGATTGTTCATGAAGACGAAATCGTCGCGGTAATTGAACTAGCGAGTCTCACTGAATACACAGAGCAGCACATTGCTTTTATTGAAAAAGTATTAGAAACGTTCGGTCTGACGATCAATCGAGTGGTCGACCGAATTGAAATTGCAAGATTGTTATCTGAATCTCAAGCGATGACGGAAGAACTTCAAGCGCAATCCGAAGAACTGCAAACACAATCGGAAGAGCTGCAGATGCAATCCGAAGAACTGCAGATGATCAACGAACAGCTGGAATCCCGTTCACAAGACGCTGAAGAAAAATCAAAGGCTCTTGAGGTTGCGAAGAAAGAGCTGGAAGAGAAGGCATCACAGCTGGAAACCGGCTCGAAGTACAAATCGGAGTTCCTGGCTAACATGTCTCATGAGCTGCGCACACCACTGAACAGCATCCTGATCTTGTCAGAGATGCTTGCTGAAAACAGCAATAAATCACTTTCAGATGAAGAACTAGAGTTTGCAAAAGTGATTCATTCATCAGGTCAGGATCTGTTGAATCTCATCAACGACATTTTAGACCTTTCAAAAGTTGAAGCAGGAAAACTGGAGATCATGCTGAGTGAAGTGAATCTGAGTGAGTTCCCATCCAATCTGGAGAGAAACTTTACGCATATCGCCGATCAAAAGGGCCTCAATTTTACGATAAACGTGGCACCAGACGTACCGACCATTCTGCAGACAGACGAAAAACGATTCCAGCAGATTGTGAAAAATCTGTTATCGAATGCGTTTAAGTTTACGGAAAAAGGTTCAGTTTCAGTCAGCGTGAAAAAAGTGCAGACAGACGTAATTTATAACGGTGTTGATTATTGGCTGGAAGTCTCGATTAAAGACACTGGAATCGGCATCCCGAAAGAGAAGCATGAGCTGATTTTCCAAGCGTTCCAGCAAGGGGACGGTGCGACAATCCGCAAATACGGCGGGACGGGTCTTGGACTATCGATCAGCAGTGAGTTTGCGAAGCTTTTAGGCGGCAGACTTCAACTTCAAAGTGAAGAAGGAAAAGGAAGTACGTTTAAACTGCTGATTCCGAGTATTTCGGATGAAACCGTTTCGGTTCAAACGTTCCTAGGTGCGTCAGCGGAAGTGGCAACAGCACTCGAGCAATCCAGCCAAACTAGCCTTGTTGCAGAAGCACCAATCACTGCAAAGATTGTGACTGCTGAACCTGAAGCAGAGCAACCATCAATCGCGGTTGATGAAGAGAACGTATTTTATGGTAAAACGGTGCTGATCACAGATGACGATAACCGAAATATTTTTGCACTAAAAATGGCTCTTGAACAAAAAGGGATGAACATCCTGATCGCGAACAACGGGATGGAGTGCCTTGATGTATTAGATGCTAACAAAAAGATCGACCTCATTCTGATGGATATTATGATGCCTGAGATGGATGGGTATGAAACGATGCAGCGCATACGCGGAACGGGTGAGTATAGTGACCTTCCGATTATCGCGTTGACGGCAAAAGCGATGAAGAACGACCGTGAAAAGTGTCTTGAAGCAGGGGCGTCAGATTATATCAGCAAGCCATTGAAACTCGAGCAGCTCTTTTCTGTAATGCATGTTTGGATGACAAAGTGAGGATAGATCTTCGATGAAAGATTTCATTTGGAACAACGATGACAGTCAGGAAATGAATATTACGGAAACGATTGAGATGGATTTGTTGCTAGAAGGGTTGTACCGCGTATCTGGTTTTGATTTTCGCCAGTATATGCGGTCCTCGATCCATCGGCGCGTTCATAATCGCATGCAGATCGAGCAGATCCCAACAATAACAGGCGTATTGGAAAAAGTGTTGCATGATTCGTCTTTTATGACGAAGCTGCTTAATGATTTATCCATTAACGTTACTGAGATGTTCCGCAACCCAGAGTTCTTTAAAGCGTTCCGCGAAAAGGTGGTTCCTCAGTTGCGGGATCTGCCTGAGATTCGCATCTGGCACGCAGGATGCGCAACTGGGGAAGAAGTGTATTCGATGGCCATTCTCATTGAAGAAGAAGGCCTGAGCCATAAGACGAAATTATACGCGACCGATATGAACGAACCTGTGCTGAACAAGGCGCGTTCAGGCATTCTGCCACTTAGTAAAATGAAAACGTACACCAAGAATTATATGGCGGCTGGAGGTACGCAAGCCTTTTCTGAGTACTACACAACGGACGGTCACTTCGCTTATCTGAACCCGTCGTTATTAAAGCAGATCAGCTTTGCTCAGCATAATCTCGTGACAGATCATTCTTTTAACGAGTTTCATGTGATTCTTTGCCGCAACGTACTGATTTACTTTACCGCGGCTCTGCAAAACCAAGTACATGAGCTGTTTTATGACAGCCTTAGCCCTAATGGGTTCCTTGGCCTTGGCGATAAGGAATCGATTCAGTTTGCGGACTGTGCAGATAAATATGCTGATTTTGCAGACCAAGTGAAGATTTATCGTAAAAAATAGGCTGTTTTCGTATTCATTGTTGCTCTTAAAAAGTAGTTGATTTCCGCTCCAGGTGCTTCGCTTTCCGCGGGGCAGGCGGTGAGCCACATTCGTACGTTACACTCTTAAGTGTCTCACCTGCCCGCCTGTCCCGCAGGAGTCTCGCACCTTCCACTTCAATCAACAATCATAGGAGAAAACATCCAAAAGCAGCAATTTTTTAGAAAAGAGCCAAAATGAAAGCAGGATGAAGGGGATATGAGACCTCTTCATCCTGCTTTTTTAGTTCGCTTGTATCATCATAATACACATATCATCGCTCTGTTCAGTTTGCTGCTCTTCTGGGATTACGAGGTGGATCGGCGAGCGGATGTTGCTCCATTTTTCCGATGCCACGTATTTCAACTTCTCAAGCATCAACTCTTCATCATCCCCAGCTTCTAGCACGCCGTCCGTAAAGAGCAGCATTTGAATGTTGTCTTCATACTGAATCACTGACTTTTTAACCTCGATCTGTTCAAAAAAACCAACGGCATAACAGCACCGTTCAATCGTGCAAAGCGAATTGTCAACAAGTACATATCCTTCAGGGTGTCCTGCATTCACATATTCTACTGTCTTCTTCTCCGTATCGATCAAGAGGTAGATGCCTGTGAAATAGTAGTTGTAATCGTTTTTCGGATTGTGAAGAAGCGCCATATACCGATTCAGCTCTTTAATAACGAGTTCGGGATCTTTCAGTTCTTTTATCGTATCCCTCATAACCGAAGAGATGAACATACAAACAAGGGAGGATGAAATGCCGTGTCCCATCATGTCGAGAAGAATGATACCATAACGGTGGTCATCAAACTTGTGCCAATAATACATATCCCCAGCAAGCTTAAAGGAAGGAAGGTGAGACACATTAATCGTGATGTTGTCCTCTTTTATAGGTGGATTTAACAGTCCTTTTTGAACTTGCATGGCAAGATCGAGCTCATTTTGAATCTTTTGCTCCTGCTCGGCATGCCAATCTTTTTCGTATTTTAAACGAAGTGCCACTCGAATTCTTGCAAGCAGTTCGATTTTATTGATCGGCTTTGTTACATAATCCATTCCGCCGCAATCTAGGGCTTCTGCCAGTTTGCTAGAGTCTTCAAGAGCCGTGAT is from Fictibacillus sp. b24 and encodes:
- a CDS encoding ATP-binding protein, with the protein product MNNFRFGIRQKIITGYIVIIICLIAAILAVTNQLDTMKSERNFIIEHDFAVRDLTNQIEKDLLTMETNKRAYIITGDESYLQLFNDARSQWAKDYNDLNELLSDNPNQKKNIAAINENIKEWIIVAGDPPIKMKQRNDTAGITAFFKQDPGKSKTEQVLQQFDSFRAKEKEITQQRADHLNEQNQYLEIGLFSLLAFVIVASIALAWMISGSIIKTISAVVATIRAMTTGGNLSSRIHVKSNDEIRDLGDATNELLSSFEERDWLQRSVTEVVSKNQGVSSLENLAEIFLSATAQITESSYGAFYIKEGKEENIRFVKKGAFADSAGDVGRASFKLGQGLIGQCALEKRVQVINKIDVDYTLISSGLGETKPRSILIAPIVHEDEIVAVIELASLTEYTEQHIAFIEKVLETFGLTINRVVDRIEIARLLSESQAMTEELQAQSEELQTQSEELQMQSEELQMINEQLESRSQDAEEKSKALEVAKKELEEKASQLETGSKYKSEFLANMSHELRTPLNSILILSEMLAENSNKSLSDEELEFAKVIHSSGQDLLNLINDILDLSKVEAGKLEIMLSEVNLSEFPSNLERNFTHIADQKGLNFTINVAPDVPTILQTDEKRFQQIVKNLLSNAFKFTEKGSVSVSVKKVQTDVIYNGVDYWLEVSIKDTGIGIPKEKHELIFQAFQQGDGATIRKYGGTGLGLSISSEFAKLLGGRLQLQSEEGKGSTFKLLIPSISDETVSVQTFLGASAEVATALEQSSQTSLVAEAPITAKIVTAEPEAEQPSIAVDEENVFYGKTVLITDDDNRNIFALKMALEQKGMNILIANNGMECLDVLDANKKIDLILMDIMMPEMDGYETMQRIRGTGEYSDLPIIALTAKAMKNDREKCLEAGASDYISKPLKLEQLFSVMHVWMTK
- a CDS encoding CheR family methyltransferase, encoding MKDFIWNNDDSQEMNITETIEMDLLLEGLYRVSGFDFRQYMRSSIHRRVHNRMQIEQIPTITGVLEKVLHDSSFMTKLLNDLSINVTEMFRNPEFFKAFREKVVPQLRDLPEIRIWHAGCATGEEVYSMAILIEEEGLSHKTKLYATDMNEPVLNKARSGILPLSKMKTYTKNYMAAGGTQAFSEYYTTDGHFAYLNPSLLKQISFAQHNLVTDHSFNEFHVILCRNVLIYFTAALQNQVHELFYDSLSPNGFLGLGDKESIQFADCADKYADFADQVKIYRKK
- a CDS encoding fused response regulator/phosphatase, encoding MSILIVDDNTVNLFVIQKILKNAGYEDCTSLSSAQQLFDYLEQNENQLNKKSVDLILLDIMMPEIDGIEACHRLQQDERFKDIPIIFITALEDSSKLAEALDCGGMDYVTKPINKIELLARIRVALRLKYEKDWHAEQEQKIQNELDLAMQVQKGLLNPPIKEDNITINVSHLPSFKLAGDMYYWHKFDDHRYGIILLDMMGHGISSSLVCMFISSVMRDTIKELKDPELVIKELNRYMALLHNPKNDYNYYFTGIYLLIDTEKKTVEYVNAGHPEGYVLVDNSLCTIERCCYAVGFFEQIEVKKSVIQYEDNIQMLLFTDGVLEAGDDEELMLEKLKYVASEKWSNIRSPIHLVIPEEQQTEQSDDMCIMMIQAN